Proteins found in one Sporosarcina sp. FSL K6-3457 genomic segment:
- a CDS encoding sugar phosphate isomerase/epimerase family protein, giving the protein MRSIGLQFWSIREEMAEDLLGMIEKVAKMGYTGAQFAGFFDYTAEEVKAKMDEVGIIAAGAHVQIAELENNLDETLKYHETIGNDLIIVPYLPENMRTTAEDYKRTAELLNTIGEKVHAKGFTLGYHNHDFEFDVFDGKTGLEILFENTDANHLKMELDCFWASYTGNNPLDIIDKYANRCVSLHIKDMKIKGNQHISTELGTGTLPLADYIRKGKEHNVKWFIVEQEHFTKDPVESAAQNVKAISVILDKK; this is encoded by the coding sequence ATGAGAAGCATAGGTTTACAATTCTGGTCAATTCGAGAAGAGATGGCAGAGGATTTATTGGGAATGATTGAAAAGGTAGCGAAAATGGGTTATACAGGTGCACAATTTGCAGGATTCTTTGATTATACGGCTGAAGAGGTTAAGGCAAAGATGGATGAAGTAGGTATTATAGCGGCAGGTGCACATGTTCAAATTGCCGAACTTGAAAATAATCTGGATGAGACATTGAAATATCATGAAACGATTGGCAACGATTTAATTATCGTTCCTTACTTACCAGAAAATATGCGAACAACTGCTGAAGACTATAAACGAACGGCTGAATTATTAAATACTATTGGTGAAAAGGTGCATGCCAAAGGATTTACATTAGGCTATCATAACCATGATTTTGAGTTTGATGTGTTTGACGGGAAAACAGGATTAGAAATTCTCTTTGAAAATACGGATGCAAATCATTTGAAAATGGAATTAGATTGCTTCTGGGCTTCTTATACAGGCAATAATCCACTAGATATTATTGATAAGTATGCAAATCGTTGTGTGTCATTGCACATTAAAGATATGAAGATTAAGGGGAATCAGCATATTTCTACTGAGCTCGGCACTGGAACGCTCCCGTTAGCTGATTATATTCGAAAAGGGAAAGAGCATAACGTCAAGTGGTTTATTGTTGAACAAGAACACTTTACGAAAGATCCAGTAGAAAGTGCCGCACAAAATGTGAAAGCGATTAGCGTGATACTTGACAAAAAATAA
- a CDS encoding Gfo/Idh/MocA family protein codes for MSKLKIGVIGCGSIARLRHLPEYAANQNVEIVAVCDSVEDRVKETAEMYNAKAYTNYEELLADSSIDAISVCLPNYLHAAVSIAASNAGMHVLCEKPMATSREEAQQMIEAASVANKKLMIGHNQRFVSSHEKARQLIANGELGKIYSFRTAFGHPGPEAWSIDGRNSWFFNKEQAFIGAMGDLGVHKTDLMRYLLGEEFVEVAGFVETNAKENTDIDDNAVCILKSESGIIGTLAASWAYTAQSDNSTIIYGEKAILRLEDDPQYSLIVHYTNGEVVKYELGAIQSNEEGGQHTSHVIDHFVSAIINDTDVLVSGEEGMKSLEVVLAALKSHQNKTIEKV; via the coding sequence ATGAGTAAATTAAAAATAGGTGTAATAGGGTGCGGAAGTATCGCTAGGCTAAGGCACCTACCTGAATATGCCGCAAATCAGAATGTAGAAATTGTTGCGGTATGTGATAGTGTGGAAGACCGTGTAAAAGAAACTGCCGAAATGTACAATGCTAAAGCGTATACAAATTATGAAGAGCTACTTGCAGATAGTAGTATTGATGCGATTAGTGTTTGTCTACCAAACTATTTACATGCAGCTGTCTCCATTGCTGCATCAAATGCCGGTATGCATGTGTTATGTGAAAAGCCAATGGCAACTTCACGTGAAGAAGCACAGCAGATGATTGAAGCTGCAAGTGTTGCTAACAAAAAACTAATGATTGGGCATAACCAACGTTTTGTTTCCTCGCATGAAAAGGCAAGGCAGCTCATTGCTAATGGCGAGCTTGGGAAAATTTACAGCTTCCGTACCGCATTTGGTCATCCAGGACCAGAGGCTTGGAGTATTGATGGGCGTAATAGTTGGTTCTTTAATAAGGAACAAGCATTTATTGGCGCAATGGGTGACTTAGGTGTTCACAAAACAGATTTGATGCGCTATTTACTAGGTGAAGAATTTGTTGAGGTCGCTGGATTCGTTGAAACAAATGCCAAAGAAAACACAGATATTGATGACAACGCTGTTTGTATTTTGAAGTCTGAAAGCGGGATTATTGGCACACTTGCGGCAAGCTGGGCCTACACCGCGCAATCTGATAATTCAACGATTATTTACGGGGAAAAAGCAATACTTCGGTTGGAAGACGATCCGCAGTATTCACTAATTGTGCACTATACAAATGGTGAAGTTGTAAAGTATGAATTGGGTGCGATTCAATCAAATGAAGAAGGTGGTCAGCATACCTCACATGTGATTGATCATTTTGTATCAGCAATTATCAATGATACAGATGTGCTTGTATCCGGAGAAGAGGGGATGAAATCACTGGAAGTCGTCCTAGCAGCCTTAAAGTCCCATCAAAATAAAACAATTGAAAAAGTCTAA
- a CDS encoding sugar phosphate isomerase/epimerase family protein, whose translation MKLGVFAVLFAEKSFEDMLDHVKNAGVEAIEIGTGGYPGDAHCNVDELLASEDKRKEYLDKVQSRGLMISAFSCHNNPISPDEKVAQNAHETLVKTIKLAGLLGVPVVNTFSGIPGAHEESKLPSWPVSPWPTEYSDIYNWQWEQKLIPYWREIGKLAEDSGVKIGIELHGGFSVHTPYTLLKLREATSPAIGANLDPSHLWWQGIDPVAAIKILGKENAIHHFHAKDTFIDQDNVNMHGLTDMQSYGDVQTRAWTFRSVGCGHSIQEWSDMMSALRTYGYDYVVSIEHEDPLMSIDEGFSRAVTNLKSILIKDQPTDMWWV comes from the coding sequence ATGAAACTAGGCGTATTCGCGGTGTTATTCGCAGAAAAATCATTTGAAGACATGCTAGATCATGTGAAAAATGCTGGCGTAGAAGCGATTGAAATAGGGACAGGTGGCTATCCAGGGGATGCTCATTGTAATGTTGATGAGCTACTAGCTAGTGAAGACAAGCGTAAGGAGTATTTGGATAAAGTGCAGTCGCGAGGACTGATGATTAGCGCGTTCAGCTGCCACAATAATCCCATTTCACCTGATGAAAAAGTGGCACAAAATGCACATGAAACACTCGTGAAAACGATAAAACTTGCTGGATTACTAGGCGTGCCAGTTGTCAATACATTTTCAGGAATACCAGGTGCTCATGAGGAGTCTAAGCTGCCAAGCTGGCCGGTTTCCCCGTGGCCAACGGAGTACTCGGATATTTACAACTGGCAATGGGAACAAAAACTGATTCCTTATTGGAGAGAGATAGGGAAGTTGGCAGAAGATAGCGGTGTGAAAATTGGTATCGAACTTCACGGTGGTTTTTCCGTGCATACCCCGTATACGCTGTTGAAATTAAGAGAGGCAACTTCACCTGCCATTGGAGCTAATTTAGATCCAAGTCATCTATGGTGGCAGGGGATTGACCCAGTCGCAGCGATTAAAATTTTAGGCAAAGAAAATGCTATACATCACTTTCATGCAAAAGATACCTTCATTGACCAAGATAATGTTAACATGCATGGTCTAACGGATATGCAATCTTATGGAGATGTGCAAACACGTGCATGGACCTTTAGATCTGTTGGCTGTGGACATAGTATTCAAGAGTGGTCGGATATGATGAGTGCACTACGCACATATGGCTATGATTATGTGGTCAGCATTGAGCATGAAGATCCGTTGATGTCGATTGATGAAGGATTTTCACGTGCTGTAACGAATTTGAAATCGATTTTGATCAAGGATCAGCCTACGGATATGTGGTGGGTGTAA
- a CDS encoding cellulase family glycosylhydrolase: MHLFYRLVKKLLPVAIILLALLLPSISFAADENADFDIQTYVNNMQPGWNLGNTFDAVGTDETAWGNPRVTKEFIGQIAAQGYKSIRIPITFDGRIGGGPGYVIDANFLNRVDQVVKWSLEEDLYVMINIHHDSWIWLAEGMEASHDETLARYNAIWTQLAERFKNHSIELMFESINEPQFWDSESENYEGYLKELNTSFYQIVRESGGNNDSRPLVLPTLNTGSEPEKLDALYDTISELNDPNLISTVHYYGFWPFSVNIAGNTRFDEVSKNDIIETFDRVHNKFVANGIPVIIGEYGLLGFDTDINAIQQGEKLKFFEYMTHYAQEKQLTHMLWDNGQHFGRKSFKWSNEELYNMMKASWETRSAVAESNFIYLKKDIEIQDIEINLDLNGNQFESLTWNDEELTYGQDYELNNNILTIKANLLAELTSSGELGENAVVAAKFNKGVDWFIKVITYDKPSLQNTEGTTSDFAIPTLFNGDNLATMEAVYKNGDFAGPQNWTSYKEFAYTFSPAYDKNEIILKEAFFNELNDGEVKLTFHFWSGEVLTYTIIKDGDDIVGISEVEEPTIQLMMKVLWLKFQN, from the coding sequence GTGCATTTATTTTATAGGTTAGTAAAAAAGTTGTTGCCTGTTGCTATTATATTACTAGCGTTACTTTTACCGTCCATTAGCTTTGCAGCTGATGAGAATGCAGACTTCGACATTCAAACATATGTGAATAATATGCAGCCTGGATGGAATTTAGGCAATACATTTGATGCGGTAGGAACTGATGAAACAGCTTGGGGGAATCCTCGTGTTACGAAAGAGTTTATTGGACAGATTGCCGCACAGGGCTATAAAAGTATTCGAATTCCCATTACATTTGATGGACGAATAGGAGGGGGACCTGGCTATGTGATAGATGCAAACTTCCTTAACCGGGTTGACCAGGTCGTTAAATGGTCGCTGGAGGAAGACTTGTATGTGATGATCAATATCCATCATGATTCATGGATATGGCTAGCAGAGGGAATGGAAGCAAGTCATGATGAAACTCTTGCTCGTTATAATGCTATTTGGACTCAGCTTGCTGAACGCTTTAAAAACCATTCTATTGAACTGATGTTTGAGAGTATAAATGAACCACAATTTTGGGATTCTGAATCGGAAAATTATGAGGGATATCTAAAGGAACTGAATACCTCTTTCTATCAAATTGTCAGAGAATCAGGTGGGAATAATGATAGTAGACCACTTGTGCTTCCTACTTTGAATACTGGTTCTGAACCGGAAAAATTAGATGCGCTTTATGATACGATTAGTGAACTAAATGATCCGAATCTCATTTCAACTGTCCACTATTATGGCTTCTGGCCATTCAGTGTGAATATTGCGGGTAACACTCGTTTTGACGAGGTTTCGAAAAATGATATTATCGAAACGTTCGACCGTGTGCATAACAAGTTTGTGGCGAATGGTATTCCCGTAATTATTGGTGAATATGGATTACTTGGATTCGACACAGATATTAATGCTATACAACAGGGAGAAAAACTGAAGTTTTTCGAATATATGACTCATTATGCCCAGGAAAAACAGTTGACACATATGTTATGGGATAATGGCCAACATTTTGGAAGAAAATCTTTCAAATGGTCGAACGAGGAACTATATAATATGATGAAAGCTAGTTGGGAGACGCGTTCAGCGGTAGCTGAATCTAATTTTATCTATTTGAAAAAAGATATTGAAATTCAGGATATCGAGATCAACCTTGATTTGAACGGAAATCAGTTCGAGTCGCTCACTTGGAACGATGAAGAATTGACGTATGGACAGGATTATGAGCTGAATAACAATATATTGACCATTAAAGCAAATTTACTTGCCGAACTTACGTCATCAGGAGAACTGGGAGAAAATGCAGTAGTAGCGGCCAAATTCAATAAAGGTGTCGATTGGTTCATTAAAGTGATTACCTATGATAAGCCGAGCCTTCAGAATACAGAGGGGACAACTAGTGATTTTGCAATTCCTACCTTGTTTAATGGTGATAATCTCGCCACAATGGAGGCGGTGTATAAAAATGGTGATTTTGCAGGACCGCAAAATTGGACTTCTTACAAGGAGTTTGCTTATACATTCTCTCCAGCTTATGACAAGAATGAGATTATCCTTAAAGAGGCCTTTTTTAATGAGCTAAATGATGGGGAAGTAAAGTTAACATTTCATTTCTGGAGTGGGGAAGTCCTTACTTATACAATTATAAAAGATGGGGACGATATAGTAGGTATTTCCGAAGTAGAAGAACCAACAATTCAGTTAATGATGAAAGTGTTGTGGCTGAAGTTTCAAAACTAG
- a CDS encoding aldo/keto reductase, with product MRNIQIGNLKKTTTELIMGTDYFTPEIMDTVTEVLENYIHIGGNIIDTAFVYTGGKSEQAIGIWMEENKRRDDVLLLTKGGHPTKEGSQINKQAIDEELKISLERLRTDYVELYALHRDDPSVHVGEILEILNEHVEAGRIGTFGGSNWSIKRLQEANDYAENHGLVGFSFSSPNLSLAKAQSPYWPDCVSVDDSILAWHEKSNLPLLSWSSQARGFFTGRFTPEDRSNEDLVRVFYNDANWERYRRAEQLAKEKNVETIQISLAYVLNQSFPTAAIIGPQNHTEMLSCRDATEIALSEDEIRWLDLRTT from the coding sequence ATGCGAAATATTCAAATCGGAAACCTAAAGAAAACAACAACTGAACTAATAATGGGAACTGATTACTTTACACCAGAAATTATGGATACAGTCACCGAGGTACTCGAAAATTATATTCATATCGGCGGAAATATTATCGATACAGCATTCGTTTATACAGGCGGAAAAAGTGAACAAGCAATTGGTATCTGGATGGAAGAAAACAAGCGTCGTGATGATGTCCTGCTGCTAACAAAAGGTGGTCACCCTACTAAAGAAGGTTCACAAATCAATAAACAAGCCATCGACGAAGAACTAAAAATCAGCTTGGAAAGACTTCGAACTGACTACGTTGAGCTTTATGCCCTTCATCGTGATGACCCTTCTGTACATGTAGGTGAAATACTAGAAATATTAAATGAGCATGTAGAAGCAGGTAGAATTGGCACTTTCGGAGGTTCCAATTGGTCTATTAAACGACTTCAAGAAGCAAATGACTATGCGGAAAACCATGGATTAGTAGGTTTTTCCTTTAGTAGCCCTAACTTAAGCTTGGCAAAAGCACAGTCACCTTATTGGCCCGATTGTGTATCCGTTGATGATTCAATTCTCGCCTGGCATGAAAAATCTAATCTCCCTCTTCTTTCATGGTCTTCACAAGCACGCGGATTTTTCACTGGTCGCTTCACACCAGAAGACCGATCAAACGAAGATTTAGTTCGGGTTTTCTATAATGACGCCAACTGGGAACGATACCGTAGAGCAGAGCAATTGGCAAAAGAAAAAAACGTAGAAACAATTCAAATTAGCCTAGCTTATGTCTTAAATCAATCATTTCCAACAGCTGCAATTATAGGACCACAAAATCATACGGAAATGCTTTCTTGTAGAGATGCTACTGAAATTGCCTTATCAGAAGATGAGATTAGGTGGCTTGATCTTCGTACAACGTAA
- a CDS encoding Gfo/Idh/MocA family protein — MTAEKVRWGIMSTARIGKRSVIPGIQESKWNVVEAVASRSLENAQAFADELGIPKAYGSYEDLLNDPAIDAVYIPLPNHLHKEWTIKAAKAGKHILCEKPIALDEAEATEMVDTCNKAGVILAEAYMYLHQKRYEDIKIRIANGEIGDVRGIHGVFTFNGAKDMSNIRFTKEWGGGSIYDVGCYPINAARFLLGEEPSAVTAHAFFSPDHGNVDMMASGIMEFSNGVALTFDCGMWAEFRNELEILGSKGRIVLKEAFLGDQSYEIIKDGQTKKIIEDNSNPYALQVDNLAESIRNGKPTKFPTDDIISNIKAIKGTLISAEKQERVLLR, encoded by the coding sequence ATGACAGCTGAAAAAGTTCGTTGGGGTATTATGAGTACTGCCCGTATTGGCAAACGTTCTGTAATTCCAGGTATACAAGAGTCCAAATGGAATGTTGTGGAAGCAGTCGCAAGCCGTTCTTTAGAGAATGCTCAAGCCTTTGCTGATGAATTAGGCATTCCAAAAGCATATGGTAGTTATGAAGATTTACTAAATGATCCTGCAATTGACGCGGTCTATATTCCACTTCCAAATCACTTACATAAGGAGTGGACAATTAAAGCTGCTAAGGCTGGCAAACATATTTTATGTGAAAAACCAATTGCTTTAGACGAAGCAGAAGCAACAGAAATGGTTGACACTTGTAACAAAGCAGGTGTTATTCTAGCCGAAGCCTATATGTATCTTCATCAAAAAAGATATGAAGATATTAAAATTCGGATTGCTAATGGTGAAATCGGGGATGTCCGTGGCATTCATGGCGTCTTCACATTTAATGGCGCTAAAGATATGAGTAATATCCGTTTTACAAAAGAATGGGGCGGAGGCTCGATTTATGATGTAGGCTGTTACCCTATTAACGCTGCTAGGTTTTTGCTTGGCGAAGAGCCTTCAGCGGTAACTGCTCATGCCTTTTTCTCTCCAGACCATGGCAACGTCGATATGATGGCTTCTGGAATAATGGAGTTTTCCAATGGCGTTGCCTTAACATTTGATTGTGGGATGTGGGCTGAGTTTCGCAATGAGCTCGAAATTCTCGGTTCAAAGGGTAGAATTGTACTGAAAGAAGCATTCCTTGGAGACCAATCATACGAAATTATTAAAGACGGACAAACTAAAAAAATCATCGAGGATAATAGTAATCCTTATGCATTACAAGTCGATAATCTCGCAGAGAGTATACGTAACGGAAAACCAACTAAATTTCCAACAGATGATATTATTAGTAATATCAAAGCGATAAAAGGGACTCTTATTTCAGCTGAGAAACAAGAAAGGGTTCTTTTACGCTAA
- a CDS encoding beta-galactosidase has product MINDRLPKFWYGGDYNPEQWDEDIWNEDIRMFKLAGIDVATLNVFAWALNQPNEDTYNFKELDATIDRLYANGIYTCLGTSTAVHPAWMAKKYPDVLRVDFQGRKRKFGGRHNSCPNSPTYRTYAQRMADKLAERYKDHPAVLVWHVFNEYGGYCYCDQCATAFRRWLKERYETIEAVNHAWNTSFWGHTFYEWDEIVPPNILSEEWEGNRTNFQGISLDYRRFQSNSLLECFKLERDAIRKHTPHIPITNNLMGLYPELDYFKWGKEMDIVSWDNYPSIDTPISMTAMTHDLMRGLKGGQPFMLMEQTPSQQNWQAYNSLKRPGVMRLWSYQAVSRGADTVLFFQLRRSAGATEKYHGAVIEHAGHENTRVFREVAELGKELGKLSDQLIDARIEAKVAIVFDWENRWAIELSSGPSIALDYVKEVHKYYDAFYQHNIQVDMIGVEEDLSKYDIVIAPVLYMVKEGYANKLEAFVKGGGTFLTTFFSGIVNDNDLVTIGGYPGELRNMLGIWAEEIDALHPDNKNRIVMKDKVGYLEGEYECNLLFDLIHSEGAEVLAVYGDDFYEGMPVVTKNKFGEGNAWYIASSPDQDFLQGLVANLCEEKGIKSLLNSNKGIEVSERVKNNKSYLFVMNHNDETSQFELGTDKKIDLLTRKTLTGTISLEARGVMILASDMLGDL; this is encoded by the coding sequence ATGATTAATGACAGATTACCAAAGTTTTGGTATGGAGGAGATTATAATCCAGAACAATGGGACGAAGACATCTGGAACGAAGATATCCGCATGTTTAAACTTGCTGGTATTGATGTTGCAACACTCAATGTTTTTGCCTGGGCACTCAACCAACCAAACGAAGATACGTATAATTTTAAAGAGCTCGATGCAACAATTGATCGATTATATGCCAATGGGATTTACACTTGCCTAGGAACTAGCACAGCCGTACACCCAGCATGGATGGCCAAGAAATACCCCGACGTACTACGCGTTGATTTTCAAGGGAGAAAGAGAAAATTTGGCGGCAGACATAATTCCTGTCCAAACAGTCCAACGTATCGAACATATGCACAACGAATGGCTGACAAATTAGCAGAGCGATATAAGGACCACCCTGCTGTTTTAGTTTGGCATGTCTTTAATGAATACGGTGGGTATTGTTATTGTGATCAATGCGCAACCGCATTTCGTAGATGGTTAAAAGAACGTTATGAGACGATTGAAGCAGTTAATCATGCATGGAACACCTCCTTTTGGGGCCATACCTTTTACGAATGGGATGAAATTGTTCCGCCGAATATATTAAGCGAAGAGTGGGAAGGTAACCGCACGAATTTCCAAGGAATATCACTAGATTACCGACGCTTCCAATCTAACAGTCTATTAGAATGTTTTAAATTGGAAAGAGATGCAATTCGTAAGCATACACCTCATATTCCAATTACAAATAATTTGATGGGGCTTTATCCTGAATTGGATTATTTCAAATGGGGTAAAGAAATGGATATCGTTTCATGGGATAACTACCCATCAATTGATACGCCAATCAGTATGACTGCTATGACTCATGATTTAATGAGAGGGCTCAAAGGTGGCCAGCCATTCATGTTAATGGAACAAACGCCGAGTCAGCAAAACTGGCAGGCTTACAACTCTTTAAAGCGCCCTGGTGTCATGCGTTTATGGAGTTATCAAGCTGTATCACGCGGGGCTGACACAGTTCTATTTTTTCAATTACGACGTTCCGCTGGCGCTACGGAAAAGTATCATGGTGCTGTAATTGAACATGCCGGACACGAGAATACGCGTGTATTCCGGGAAGTAGCTGAACTAGGTAAAGAATTAGGTAAACTATCTGATCAACTAATAGATGCACGCATAGAAGCAAAGGTAGCTATTGTATTTGACTGGGAAAATCGATGGGCTATCGAATTATCTAGTGGTCCCTCCATTGCTTTAGACTATGTAAAAGAAGTACACAAATACTATGATGCTTTTTATCAACATAATATCCAAGTAGACATGATTGGCGTTGAAGAGGATCTAAGTAAGTATGATATCGTCATTGCTCCCGTCTTATATATGGTGAAAGAAGGATACGCCAATAAACTAGAAGCATTTGTTAAAGGTGGCGGAACATTTTTAACTACTTTCTTTAGCGGGATTGTAAATGATAATGATCTTGTCACTATAGGTGGCTATCCTGGAGAATTAAGAAATATGCTAGGTATTTGGGCAGAAGAAATTGATGCATTACATCCAGATAACAAAAATCGCATCGTTATGAAAGACAAAGTTGGTTACTTAGAGGGGGAATACGAATGTAACCTATTATTTGACTTAATTCATTCTGAAGGTGCTGAAGTATTAGCTGTATACGGAGATGACTTTTACGAAGGTATGCCCGTAGTGACCAAGAATAAATTCGGAGAAGGCAATGCTTGGTACATCGCTTCTAGTCCAGACCAGGATTTTTTACAAGGATTGGTAGCTAACTTATGTGAAGAAAAAGGTATTAAATCTCTATTGAATTCTAATAAAGGAATCGAAGTATCTGAACGTGTAAAAAATAATAAATCTTACTTATTCGTCATGAATCACAATGATGAAACAAGCCAGTTTGAATTAGGTACAGATAAGAAAATTGATTTATTAACTCGCAAAACTCTGACCGGGACAATATCCTTGGAAGCTCGTGGGGTCATGATTTTAGCTAGTGATATGCTAGGTGATTTATAG
- a CDS encoding AraC family transcriptional regulator, whose translation MLHDRVVLSPLQNKPMPIYAESIGYNQNQERLNRPQGYPSYHWLQTISGEGSISIAGNTISLCENSGVLLSPHMPHSYQAITDTWRTVYLTFDGRMIADLLEYIGLKTDAIYCWETESPINVHIIDLVDKVKRTDDAFGIMTSTYVYQFLLTINNYAGVQRNSDVSEKLEFLQPLINWMMINISNPNIGVSEFASYLGISPRRLNILFQETFRISPYAYFLNLRIRKAKQILFDSEEITINFVSKKVGFRSVSHFIATFKRIVGLPPEHFRRLH comes from the coding sequence ATGTTACATGATCGAGTAGTCTTATCTCCGCTACAGAACAAACCAATGCCGATTTATGCAGAAAGCATTGGTTATAATCAAAATCAAGAAAGATTGAACCGCCCACAAGGGTATCCTTCTTACCATTGGCTTCAAACAATAAGTGGGGAGGGGAGTATTTCTATTGCAGGAAATACGATCTCTTTATGTGAAAATAGTGGCGTATTGCTCAGTCCGCATATGCCGCATAGCTATCAAGCAATTACTGATACATGGCGGACTGTATATTTAACATTTGATGGAAGAATGATAGCGGATCTATTGGAATATATAGGATTAAAGACTGATGCTATTTATTGCTGGGAAACAGAAAGTCCGATCAATGTTCATATTATCGATTTAGTAGATAAGGTTAAACGGACAGATGATGCGTTTGGAATAATGACATCTACTTATGTCTATCAATTTTTATTAACCATTAATAATTATGCGGGAGTACAGAGGAATTCGGATGTCTCAGAAAAATTGGAATTCCTGCAACCACTTATTAACTGGATGATGATTAATATTTCAAATCCTAATATTGGGGTTAGCGAATTCGCAAGTTATCTTGGTATATCGCCGCGTCGACTTAATATACTTTTTCAAGAAACATTCCGTATTTCTCCTTACGCTTATTTTCTTAATCTCCGAATTCGAAAAGCAAAGCAAATTTTATTTGATTCTGAAGAAATCACGATTAACTTTGTCTCTAAAAAAGTAGGATTTAGGTCTGTAAGTCACTTTATTGCAACGTTTAAAAGAATAGTTGGATTACCACCAGAGCATTTTCGACGCCTCCACTAA